One Deltaproteobacteria bacterium DNA window includes the following coding sequences:
- a CDS encoding amino acid permease: MEPPKRQLSLFDLLCLGVNAIVGSGIYAFPGLLAQLLGPGAVLAFAGCGVVSLLIGLCFAEAAGLFDRSGGPTVYARAAFGPLVGYLVGWTCWAAAVLSWAAVTRALVPYLAELVPSLRHPALGAIGAAAVTLALGAINYLGVKPGAYAMELLTVAKLVPLGVLAALGLVRAERQRLRPFLPHGLRPLPRGIFLVFFAFQGFEVVPVPAGETARPRRYAPIAVLGSLALATALYMAIQLAASGTTENLAGSKEPLALMGRALLGTVGGQMVSAAAVVSMLGFCAGVALASPRYLEALATDGHLPTALCARHPRHGTPHRAILVTSGVVALLVLFLDFARLVDLSVLTVGVQYLATCAAVPMLRKRLPSQPRAFHLPGGATIPLLATIVLVSLFGLQLTQTDGGLRIVLSFCGIVALGGIPWLLFRKKPPGGPDAPPR, translated from the coding sequence GTGGAGCCCCCCAAGCGTCAGCTCTCGCTCTTCGACCTCCTCTGTCTCGGGGTCAACGCCATCGTCGGCTCGGGGATCTACGCCTTCCCCGGGCTTCTCGCGCAGCTCCTTGGCCCCGGCGCGGTGCTGGCTTTCGCCGGGTGCGGCGTGGTGAGCCTGCTCATCGGTCTTTGCTTCGCCGAGGCTGCGGGGCTCTTCGACCGCTCCGGGGGCCCCACCGTCTACGCGCGCGCCGCCTTCGGGCCGCTCGTCGGCTACCTCGTGGGATGGACCTGCTGGGCGGCAGCGGTCCTGAGCTGGGCCGCGGTGACACGGGCCCTCGTCCCCTACCTGGCCGAGCTCGTCCCGAGCCTGCGCCACCCCGCCCTGGGAGCGATCGGCGCGGCCGCCGTCACGCTCGCCCTCGGCGCGATCAACTACCTCGGAGTGAAACCCGGGGCCTACGCCATGGAGCTCCTCACGGTGGCCAAGCTCGTGCCCCTGGGAGTGCTCGCGGCGCTCGGCCTCGTGCGCGCCGAACGCCAGCGCCTGCGTCCCTTCCTTCCCCACGGCCTCCGCCCGCTGCCGCGTGGCATCTTCCTCGTCTTCTTCGCCTTCCAGGGCTTCGAGGTAGTCCCCGTTCCCGCGGGGGAGACCGCTCGCCCGAGGCGCTACGCGCCGATCGCCGTCCTCGGATCCCTGGCCCTCGCGACGGCTCTCTACATGGCGATCCAGCTGGCGGCCTCCGGGACCACCGAGAACCTGGCGGGCTCGAAGGAGCCGCTCGCGCTGATGGGGCGCGCGCTCCTCGGCACGGTCGGCGGCCAGATGGTCTCTGCCGCGGCGGTCGTCTCCATGCTCGGCTTCTGCGCCGGAGTAGCGCTCGCGAGTCCGCGCTACCTCGAGGCCCTCGCTACCGACGGTCACCTCCCGACAGCGCTCTGCGCGCGGCACCCGCGCCACGGGACGCCGCACCGCGCGATCCTCGTGACGAGCGGGGTCGTCGCGCTGCTCGTGCTCTTCCTGGACTTCGCGCGCCTCGTCGACCTGTCGGTGCTGACGGTAGGGGTGCAGTACCTAGCCACGTGCGCTGCCGTGCCGATGCTGCGAAAACGTCTTCCGAGTCAGCCTCGGGCCTTTCACCTTCCCGGCGGCGCCACGATCCCCCTATTGGCCACGATCGTGCTCGTTTCGCTCTTCGGCCTCCAGCTCACGCAGACCGACGGCGGCCTCCGTATCGTCCTCAGCTTCTGCGGCATCGTGGCCCTCGGCGGCATCCCCTGGCTGCTCTTCCGCAAGAAGCCGCCCGGCGGGCCGGACGCTCCCCCCCGATGA
- a CDS encoding biopolymer transporter ExbD, translated as MMTILLIFFLKNFAVSVENVTLSEDMLLPRSNSQVEPHKAVQITITKKAVMVEAGDRDETVAAVKRGEVDASIKRDGQSGYVINPLLAILQKHATRLKKIEARTRGKMKFEGEVVVVADQMTPYRLVSEVLYTAGQAEFGKYRLMVLKVGD; from the coding sequence ATGATGACCATCCTGCTCATCTTCTTCCTCAAGAACTTCGCGGTCAGCGTGGAGAACGTGACGCTGAGCGAGGACATGCTGCTGCCTCGTTCGAATTCCCAGGTGGAACCCCACAAGGCCGTTCAGATCACCATCACCAAGAAGGCGGTGATGGTCGAGGCCGGCGACCGCGACGAGACCGTGGCCGCCGTGAAGCGCGGCGAGGTGGATGCGTCCATCAAGCGCGACGGGCAGAGCGGCTACGTCATCAACCCCCTCCTCGCGATCTTGCAGAAGCACGCCACCCGCCTGAAGAAGATCGAGGCCAGGACCCGGGGCAAGATGAAGTTCGAGGGCGAGGTCGTCGTGGTGGCCGATCAGATGACCCCGTATCGCCTCGTGAGCGAAGTCCTCTACACCGCCGGGCAGGCTGAATTCGGCAAGTATCGCCTGATGGTGCTGAAGGTCGGCGACTAG
- a CDS encoding biopolymer transporter ExbD, whose amino-acid sequence MSAANTAMAKVRARIRREIAAAEESEHEGGEINLVPYLDIITNTVIFMLATTALSITLANINVAAPRYAEPAAGAASAEDDDTPKLNLTVAVTDTGFRIGGSGGILPLIPCKGALVKGRCPAAPVTRANDRGDTELVFVDQYDYQGLAKKIADVKKKWVAERQAVLTADRAIPYQVVVKTMDTLRGRSTKKCTGDDGCMFDQVILSAGVQ is encoded by the coding sequence GTGAGCGCCGCCAACACGGCGATGGCCAAGGTTCGAGCCCGCATTCGCCGCGAGATCGCGGCAGCGGAGGAGTCCGAGCACGAAGGGGGCGAGATCAACCTCGTTCCCTATCTCGACATCATCACCAATACGGTGATCTTCATGTTGGCCACCACGGCGCTCAGCATCACCCTGGCCAACATCAACGTCGCGGCCCCACGTTACGCAGAGCCCGCGGCGGGGGCTGCATCGGCCGAAGACGACGACACGCCCAAGCTGAACCTCACCGTGGCCGTCACGGACACGGGGTTTCGCATCGGTGGCAGCGGTGGCATCTTGCCGCTGATTCCCTGCAAGGGGGCGCTCGTGAAGGGGCGCTGCCCGGCGGCCCCCGTGACGCGCGCGAACGACCGCGGGGATACGGAGCTCGTGTTCGTCGACCAGTACGACTACCAGGGGCTGGCCAAGAAGATCGCCGACGTGAAGAAGAAGTGGGTCGCGGAGCGGCAGGCGGTCCTCACCGCGGACCGTGCGATCCCGTATCAGGTCGTCGTGAAGACCATGGACACGCTGCGCGGGCGGTCGACCAAGAAGTGCACGGGAGACGACGGGTGCATGTTTGACCAGGTGATCCTCAGCGCGGGGGTCCAGTAG
- a CDS encoding MotA/TolQ/ExbB proton channel family protein, translating to MQGLAKFISHGGFFMYVNAVCLITVLAVVVERFIFLLFKGQINAKGLLEQLRKLIQANNVDRAIRLCGSTNAPLLRVAKAGLVQVHRGEEAIATSVEEALVETTPDVKKRIPSLWSLANIATLVGLLGTVLGLIKSFAAVAAQDPAKQKEELAKGISEALHHTALGLSIAVTAIIFHLILTGMAKKVVADLELFSMKLENFLVTQVRGGGVAAPAPAPGPGPVAGAKK from the coding sequence ATGCAAGGACTTGCGAAGTTCATCAGCCACGGCGGTTTCTTCATGTACGTCAACGCGGTGTGTCTCATCACCGTGTTGGCCGTCGTTGTCGAACGCTTCATCTTTTTGCTCTTCAAGGGACAGATCAACGCGAAGGGCCTCCTCGAGCAGCTTCGAAAGCTGATTCAGGCGAACAACGTAGACCGCGCCATCAGGCTATGCGGCTCGACGAACGCGCCGCTGCTGCGCGTGGCGAAGGCCGGCTTGGTCCAGGTGCATCGCGGCGAGGAAGCGATCGCCACCTCGGTGGAAGAGGCGCTGGTGGAAACCACTCCGGACGTGAAGAAGCGCATCCCGTCCCTGTGGTCGCTCGCCAACATCGCCACGCTGGTCGGCCTCCTCGGCACGGTGCTCGGTCTCATCAAGTCCTTCGCGGCCGTGGCGGCGCAGGACCCGGCGAAGCAGAAGGAGGAACTCGCGAAAGGTATCTCCGAGGCCCTTCACCACACGGCCCTCGGTCTATCGATCGCCGTGACCGCCATCATCTTCCATCTGATTCTCACCGGCATGGCCAAGAAGGTGGTCGCCGATCTTGAGCTCTTCTCCATGAAGCTCGAGAACTTCCTCGTGACGCAGGTCCGCGGCGGTGGAGTCGCGGCGCCAGCGCCGGCTCCGGGCCCGGGTCCGGTCGCGGGGGCGAAGAAGTGA
- a CDS encoding MotA/TolQ/ExbB proton channel family protein, translating to MQEEVKTTPVGLKVGLFIGFVVVWLGVGFFLRAVTEFFKLGGWGMWPILATALLFIILTVDRVRYLYFRVTSHRRELVAEVQKHLMAGDVASAVSYCRQAGTPMAHIVGAGLSNLRQTNDEVQEAVDEAALYELPRIEKRTGYLAMMGNIATLLGLLGTIIGLITSFAGVSLENENDPASQARAQQYAHLVPACQGASGKALVACIKQNKATILAKGISEAMNCTAFGLFVGILALLAYSVLNGRTQHLLDDINDGVTQILNLAVSHRKALKA from the coding sequence ATGCAGGAAGAGGTGAAGACTACCCCCGTCGGGTTGAAGGTCGGTCTGTTCATCGGGTTCGTGGTGGTGTGGCTCGGCGTCGGTTTCTTCCTCCGCGCCGTTACCGAGTTCTTCAAGCTGGGCGGGTGGGGGATGTGGCCCATCCTCGCCACGGCGCTGCTCTTCATCATCTTGACCGTGGACCGCGTGCGGTACCTGTACTTCCGGGTTACGAGCCACCGCAGGGAGCTCGTGGCCGAGGTGCAGAAGCACCTCATGGCCGGAGACGTGGCGTCCGCGGTCTCGTACTGCCGCCAGGCCGGGACGCCGATGGCGCACATCGTCGGCGCGGGCCTGTCGAACCTGCGGCAGACGAATGACGAGGTGCAGGAGGCGGTGGACGAGGCGGCGCTCTACGAGCTCCCCCGGATCGAGAAGCGCACGGGCTACCTGGCCATGATGGGAAACATCGCCACGCTGCTCGGTCTGCTCGGCACCATCATCGGTCTCATCACCTCCTTCGCGGGCGTCTCGCTCGAGAACGAGAATGACCCGGCATCGCAGGCGAGGGCCCAGCAGTACGCGCACCTCGTTCCGGCGTGTCAGGGCGCGAGCGGGAAGGCCCTCGTGGCCTGCATCAAGCAAAACAAGGCCACCATTCTGGCCAAGGGGATCAGTGAGGCCATGAACTGCACGGCCTTCGGCCTCTTCGTCGGTATCCTGGCCCTCTTGGCCTATTCCGTCCTCAACGGCAGAACGCAGCACCTGCTCGACGACATCAACGACGGCGTAACGCAAATCCTCAATCTCGCTGTGAGCCACCGGAAGGCGCTGAAGGCCTAG
- a CDS encoding MotA/TolQ/ExbB proton channel family protein, producing MGFIQVINEAFKEGGWGMWPILILSVFAVGLIIDRTVYLIRAGIDKRQFMGLMQKLIAQGNVAQAIKVCSGTSKPMTRIIQAGLMRINKSDAEVQAAMDEMSLREMPLIEKRTGYLAMIGNVATLMGLLGTIVGLIKSFAGVAGIDPSQKATLLAKGISEAMNCTAFGLLVGIVSLLAFSVLNGMTQSRIDDINEVSAQVMNLISGSRQAAPPAM from the coding sequence ATGGGCTTCATTCAGGTCATCAATGAGGCGTTCAAGGAAGGCGGTTGGGGGATGTGGCCGATCCTCATCCTTTCCGTCTTCGCCGTGGGACTCATCATCGACCGCACCGTGTATCTTATCCGGGCCGGGATCGATAAGCGCCAGTTCATGGGGCTGATGCAGAAGCTCATCGCCCAGGGAAACGTGGCGCAGGCGATCAAGGTGTGTAGCGGCACCTCCAAGCCGATGACCCGCATCATCCAGGCGGGGCTCATGCGCATCAACAAGTCCGACGCCGAGGTTCAGGCGGCCATGGACGAGATGTCGCTGCGCGAGATGCCGCTCATCGAGAAGCGGACCGGTTACCTGGCCATGATCGGCAACGTGGCGACCCTGATGGGACTCCTCGGGACGATCGTGGGTCTCATCAAGTCGTTCGCCGGCGTCGCCGGCATCGACCCCTCGCAGAAAGCCACGCTGCTCGCCAAGGGTATCTCCGAGGCCATGAATTGCACCGCCTTCGGTCTGCTGGTCGGCATCGTCTCGCTGCTGGCCTTCTCCGTGCTGAACGGCATGACGCAGTCGCGCATCGACGACATCAACGAGGTGTCGGCGCAGGTGATGAACCTGATCAGTGGCTCGCGCCAGGCCGCTCCGCCGGCGATGTAG
- a CDS encoding biopolymer transporter ExbD, protein MGVSIDTGGGKGGKKPLDAELNLVPFIDLLVCCICFLLITAVWSQMARIKVSQNKKGSAAEKVEEKPQEIQVKVVLLVGDDGYTITAGAERLVIPKQGELYDTEKLGKQLREIKVQRPEKNDLTVAVEDGVKYQHIIRAMDVALNQHFTDIRVSDASAAL, encoded by the coding sequence ATGGGCGTTTCAATTGATACTGGCGGCGGAAAAGGCGGCAAGAAGCCCCTCGACGCCGAGCTCAACCTGGTTCCCTTCATCGACCTGCTGGTCTGCTGTATCTGCTTCCTTCTGATCACCGCCGTCTGGTCGCAGATGGCTCGCATCAAGGTGAGCCAGAACAAGAAGGGATCGGCGGCCGAGAAGGTGGAAGAGAAGCCGCAGGAAATTCAGGTCAAGGTCGTGCTCCTCGTAGGGGACGACGGGTACACCATCACGGCGGGCGCCGAGCGTCTGGTGATCCCCAAGCAAGGCGAGCTCTACGACACCGAGAAGCTCGGCAAGCAGCTCCGAGAGATCAAGGTCCAGCGGCCGGAGAAGAACGACCTGACCGTGGCCGTCGAGGACGGCGTCAAGTACCAGCACATCATCCGCGCCATGGATGTGGCCCTGAACCAGCACTTCACCGACATCCGCGTCAGCGACGCATCGGCGGCGCTGTAG
- a CDS encoding MotA/TolQ/ExbB proton channel family protein, translated as MGKATGIIVVVVAALISIFLPFNVLPTFLREAFEGGRWGMRPILFSFLVSAWLALDRAIVLVRGSLNAQEFNSTLQGLLSSGNINGAVQYCEQVDKPLSRIVAAGLRASALGEKKVKNAMDEVAYGELPKLEIRTGYLALMGNVATLMGLFGTIIGLIHSFSAVSKTGVGEKATMLAAGISEAMNCTAFGLLSGISALFFFSVLNGKTQGLLDEINHLSLKAFRMWKQAARQQGAHSPAHAEAHMIHPPAAHLLGSVGLHKGGGHGSHGRGRKSTFANLQLTPLIDMFIVMVIFLLMSFSATGELGRVAKDIKLPFAEKVDAIQRAPVVAVSFPKDDPSGGVVILEGNAVSTAKELLDDDSPDWNISRLKEQLEVFKNNWKVTHPSESFNGDLILQVDQNVDFKIIKKVMYTAGIAGYTNLMFAVTQKAKGGGGEAAAE; from the coding sequence ATGGGCAAGGCGACGGGCATCATCGTAGTCGTTGTGGCGGCGCTGATTTCGATCTTCCTGCCGTTCAACGTGCTGCCGACCTTTCTCCGCGAGGCCTTCGAGGGTGGTCGCTGGGGCATGCGTCCCATCCTCTTCAGCTTCCTTGTCAGCGCGTGGTTGGCGCTAGACCGGGCGATCGTGCTCGTTCGCGGGTCGCTCAACGCGCAGGAGTTCAATAGCACCCTGCAGGGTCTCCTCTCGTCGGGAAACATCAACGGTGCGGTCCAGTACTGCGAGCAGGTGGACAAGCCGCTCTCGCGCATCGTGGCGGCCGGCCTGCGCGCGAGCGCCCTCGGTGAGAAGAAGGTCAAGAACGCCATGGACGAGGTGGCGTACGGCGAGCTTCCGAAGCTGGAGATCCGCACCGGCTACCTGGCCCTGATGGGCAACGTGGCGACGCTGATGGGCCTCTTCGGCACGATCATCGGACTCATCCACTCCTTCAGCGCGGTCTCGAAGACCGGAGTCGGCGAGAAGGCCACGATGCTCGCCGCCGGTATCTCCGAGGCCATGAACTGCACGGCCTTCGGACTGCTGAGCGGCATCTCGGCCCTCTTCTTCTTCTCCGTGCTGAACGGGAAGACCCAGGGCCTGCTCGATGAGATCAACCACCTTTCTCTCAAGGCCTTCCGGATGTGGAAGCAGGCGGCGCGGCAGCAGGGGGCGCATTCCCCGGCCCACGCCGAGGCGCACATGATTCACCCGCCTGCGGCGCACCTCCTCGGCAGCGTCGGTCTACACAAGGGCGGCGGTCACGGTTCGCACGGTCGGGGACGGAAATCGACCTTCGCCAACCTCCAGCTCACGCCGCTCATCGACATGTTCATCGTGATGGTGATCTTCCTGCTGATGAGCTTCTCCGCCACCGGCGAGCTCGGGCGCGTGGCCAAGGACATCAAGCTCCCCTTCGCCGAGAAGGTGGACGCGATCCAGCGCGCCCCCGTCGTGGCCGTCTCCTTCCCGAAGGATGATCCCTCCGGCGGGGTCGTGATCCTCGAGGGTAACGCCGTCTCGACGGCGAAGGAGCTCCTCGATGACGACAGCCCGGACTGGAACATCTCGCGCCTCAAGGAACAGCTGGAGGTGTTCAAGAACAACTGGAAGGTCACCCACCCGAGCGAGAGCTTCAACGGCGATCTCATCCTCCAGGTGGACCAGAACGTGGACTTCAAGATCATCAAGAAGGTGATGTATACGGCGGGCATCGCCGGCTATACGAACCTCATGTTCGCCGTGACGCAGAAGGCGAAGGGCGGGGGGGGCGAAGCCGCCGCCGAGTAG
- a CDS encoding Ig-like domain-containing protein, whose translation MKRRALLLSALLALASCAAKPSSIEVTPDQPVLGGRGGRVQAKATVKDKEGNVMPAQAVVYRSLNPTLFAVDDKGQMEALRSGSGKLLVQAGEVTKEVPVVVQIPKRVEIDPEAPVLMVGVRRAFKATVLNDQDQAMFGGGIRWASSDPSVASIDDKGTVKTVKEGEVTITAEAAGVKGTTKLTVKHERLQEDGTLSQ comes from the coding sequence ATGAAGCGACGCGCGCTCCTGCTCTCTGCCCTCCTCGCTCTCGCGAGCTGTGCTGCCAAACCCTCGTCCATCGAGGTCACTCCGGACCAGCCGGTGCTCGGTGGCCGAGGAGGACGAGTCCAGGCGAAGGCCACCGTGAAGGACAAGGAGGGCAACGTCATGCCCGCGCAGGCGGTGGTCTACCGCAGCTTGAATCCCACGCTCTTCGCGGTGGACGACAAGGGGCAGATGGAGGCCCTGCGCTCGGGGAGCGGGAAACTGCTCGTCCAGGCGGGCGAGGTGACCAAGGAAGTGCCAGTGGTGGTGCAGATCCCCAAGCGCGTCGAGATCGACCCCGAAGCGCCCGTGTTGATGGTCGGCGTGCGCCGCGCGTTCAAGGCCACGGTCCTGAACGACCAAGACCAGGCCATGTTTGGCGGGGGGATACGGTGGGCGAGCAGCGACCCGAGCGTCGCCTCCATCGACGACAAGGGGACGGTGAAGACGGTGAAGGAGGGCGAGGTCACCATCACGGCCGAGGCTGCGGGAGTGAAGGGGACCACCAAGCTGACGGTGAAGCACGAGCGGTTGCAGGAAGACGGGACCCTCTCGCAGTAG
- a CDS encoding diaminopimelate epimerase has translation MPFRKLHGLGNDFIVVDGLSRSAPVDLLTARETAVRLCDRHRGIGADGVLLVLASPSPDALAQMRVINSDGSESEMCGNGIRCVAKLLHDHLEGFRHLSEIPILTGAGVLRCALTRGDDGLVRSVRVDMGRPGLEARELPMQAEGRFVDQPIQVGDTTLRATAVSMGNPHLVTFAEATADVTALAAALGPSLERHPRFPQRTNVEFARPAANREGLDLAVWERGCGLTLACGTGACATAVAATVTGRHPAGRPLPIHLPGGTLDILVAEDLSRVWMEGPATMVFEGEVQVAD, from the coding sequence GTGCCCTTCCGCAAGCTCCACGGTCTAGGAAACGACTTCATCGTCGTGGACGGCCTCAGCCGCTCCGCCCCCGTGGATCTCCTCACGGCGCGCGAGACCGCCGTCCGGCTCTGCGACCGCCACCGCGGCATCGGCGCCGACGGCGTCCTCCTCGTGCTGGCCTCCCCGTCTCCGGACGCCCTGGCGCAGATGCGGGTCATCAACTCCGACGGAAGCGAGTCGGAGATGTGCGGCAACGGCATTCGCTGCGTGGCCAAGCTGCTCCATGACCACCTGGAAGGCTTCCGCCACCTATCCGAGATCCCTATCCTCACGGGAGCCGGGGTGCTGCGGTGCGCCCTCACGCGCGGGGACGACGGGCTCGTGCGGTCGGTGCGCGTAGACATGGGACGCCCCGGCCTCGAGGCACGGGAGCTCCCGATGCAGGCCGAGGGTCGCTTCGTGGACCAGCCCATTCAGGTGGGCGACACGACCCTCCGCGCCACCGCCGTCAGCATGGGCAACCCGCACCTCGTGACCTTCGCGGAAGCGACGGCCGACGTGACGGCCCTCGCCGCCGCCCTCGGGCCGAGCCTCGAGCGTCACCCCCGATTCCCGCAGCGAACCAACGTGGAGTTCGCACGGCCTGCCGCGAACCGCGAAGGGTTGGATCTCGCCGTCTGGGAGCGGGGCTGCGGCCTCACCCTCGCGTGCGGCACCGGCGCCTGCGCCACGGCCGTGGCTGCCACCGTGACGGGCCGACATCCCGCAGGTCGCCCGCTCCCCATTCACCTGCCCGGGGGGACGCTCGACATTCTGGTCGCCGAGGATCTGTCCCGCGTCTGGATGGAGGGCCCGGCGACGATGGTCTTCGAGGGCGAGGTTCAGGTCGCGGACTGA
- the secG gene encoding preprotein translocase subunit SecG, producing MFTLITILHVIICVFLILVILLQAGKGAGMGIGILGGASQTVFGGRGAGTFLGKMTATMAVLFMLTSMSLAWKASQQEDVVLKKRAEEKAKRDKDRKDKEKKLQEAAKKAAEKVSSSKAPVPAKAPAAVSAPGGAPSPAPTKAPAAVPAPSKAPAPAAEGADKAAVPAPPAKKPAAKKPAADKPAADKPAADKPAADKPAADKPADE from the coding sequence ATGTTTACGCTCATCACAATCCTTCACGTGATCATCTGTGTGTTCCTCATCCTCGTCATCCTGCTTCAGGCCGGCAAGGGAGCCGGGATGGGGATCGGCATCCTCGGCGGCGCCAGCCAGACCGTCTTCGGCGGCCGCGGGGCAGGCACCTTCCTCGGCAAGATGACGGCCACCATGGCGGTGCTCTTCATGCTCACCTCCATGAGCCTGGCCTGGAAAGCCAGCCAGCAGGAAGACGTCGTGCTCAAGAAGCGCGCCGAGGAGAAGGCCAAGCGCGACAAGGACCGCAAGGACAAGGAAAAGAAGCTCCAGGAGGCGGCCAAGAAGGCCGCCGAGAAGGTGAGTTCGTCCAAGGCGCCCGTGCCGGCCAAGGCCCCTGCCGCGGTATCCGCCCCCGGCGGAGCGCCCTCTCCTGCCCCGACCAAGGCCCCTGCCGCGGTGCCCGCGCCCTCGAAGGCCCCGGCCCCCGCCGCGGAGGGCGCGGACAAGGCGGCGGTCCCGGCGCCTCCCGCAAAGAAGCCTGCGGCCAAGAAGCCGGCCGCCGACAAGCCGGCCGCCGACAAGCCCGCCGCCGACAAGCCGGCTGCAGACAAGCCGGCCGCAGACAAGCCGGCCGACGAGTAG
- a CDS encoding triose-phosphate isomerase — protein MALSKRRPIIIGNWKLNKTVAQALELASSIRNVLGGLSADLEVGIAPPFTALSAVARRVEGSRLIVAAQNCHHADEGAFTGEVSAPLLADVGCTHVIVGHSERRQLFGEDDGTVNNKVHAVLRSSLVPVLCVGELLSEREAGRTFDVVSRQLEGALAGVSREAGASVVVAYEPVWAIGTGKVASTAQAQEVHGFLRTRLATLFGAETAERIRLQYGGSVKPDNVQGLMAQPDIDGALVGGASLQAESFIEILKYTRE, from the coding sequence ATGGCCCTGAGCAAGCGGCGGCCGATCATCATCGGCAACTGGAAGCTGAACAAGACCGTCGCGCAGGCGCTCGAGCTGGCGTCTTCGATACGTAACGTCCTCGGAGGTCTCTCTGCCGACCTGGAGGTCGGCATCGCCCCACCGTTCACGGCCCTGTCGGCCGTGGCGCGTCGGGTCGAGGGGTCCCGGCTGATCGTGGCGGCGCAGAACTGCCATCACGCCGACGAAGGAGCCTTCACCGGCGAGGTCTCGGCCCCGCTACTCGCTGACGTAGGGTGCACGCACGTCATCGTGGGCCACTCCGAACGGCGGCAGCTCTTCGGAGAGGACGACGGAACCGTCAACAACAAGGTCCACGCCGTGCTGCGGAGCAGCCTCGTGCCCGTGCTCTGCGTGGGCGAGCTGCTCTCCGAACGGGAGGCGGGCCGGACCTTCGACGTCGTGTCGCGGCAGCTCGAAGGGGCGCTCGCCGGCGTCTCGCGCGAGGCGGGCGCGTCGGTGGTGGTGGCTTACGAGCCGGTGTGGGCCATCGGAACCGGAAAGGTCGCTTCGACGGCCCAGGCGCAGGAGGTCCACGGCTTCCTGCGAACTCGGCTCGCGACGCTCTTTGGGGCCGAAACGGCCGAACGGATCCGCCTCCAGTACGGCGGGAGCGTGAAACCGGACAACGTTCAGGGCCTGATGGCCCAGCCGGACATCGACGGGGCCCTCGTCGGGGGGGCGAGCCTGCAGGCCGAGTCCTTCATCGAGATCTTGAAATACACCAGGGAATGA
- a CDS encoding phosphoglycerate kinase translates to MAIKRVDGLPITGKRVFCRVDFNVPLDDQLRVTDDTRVVASLPTIRHVLDAKGKLILASHLGRPKGKPNPKYRMEPVGAVLAKHLGDGYRVLAIDEVVGDGARKLVTDMREGDVVLLENLRFHPGEEANDDAFSRQLASLADVYVNDAFGTAHRAHASTVGMVSQLAARGAGFLMMQEVEALGRLLKDPPRPFAALLGGAKVADKIGVLENLIKRVNVLLVGGAMANTFLKARGGLVGASLVEDDYLDVARRISAAAEKAGVALHLPVDLVCGTGLDQPAQATVPAGEVSGDLMALDIGPKTRSLFEAQLGQAKAIFWNGPMGVFERPAYAEGTLAMAKAVAASGAFSVVGGGDSVAAVQQSGLAPRITHISTGGGASLEFIEGKALPGITALES, encoded by the coding sequence ATGGCCATCAAGCGCGTCGACGGTCTACCGATCACAGGGAAGCGGGTCTTCTGCCGGGTGGATTTCAACGTTCCCCTGGACGACCAGCTTCGCGTAACGGACGACACGCGCGTCGTGGCCTCGCTGCCCACCATCCGCCACGTCTTGGATGCGAAGGGGAAGCTGATCCTGGCATCGCACCTCGGACGCCCGAAGGGCAAGCCGAACCCGAAGTACCGCATGGAGCCGGTGGGCGCCGTGCTGGCCAAGCACCTCGGCGACGGGTACCGCGTCCTGGCCATCGACGAAGTCGTGGGCGACGGCGCCCGGAAGCTCGTCACCGACATGCGTGAAGGCGACGTGGTGCTGCTCGAGAACCTCCGGTTCCACCCGGGCGAGGAGGCGAACGACGATGCGTTCTCGCGCCAGCTCGCCTCGCTCGCGGACGTCTACGTGAACGATGCCTTCGGCACCGCCCATCGCGCGCATGCCTCGACGGTGGGGATGGTGTCGCAGCTCGCCGCGCGCGGGGCCGGATTCCTGATGATGCAGGAGGTCGAGGCGCTCGGCCGGCTCCTGAAGGACCCGCCGCGCCCCTTCGCCGCGCTTCTCGGCGGAGCGAAGGTCGCGGACAAGATCGGCGTGCTCGAGAACCTGATCAAGCGGGTGAACGTGCTCCTCGTCGGCGGCGCCATGGCGAATACGTTCCTCAAGGCCCGGGGAGGCCTCGTCGGCGCATCGCTCGTGGAGGACGACTACCTCGACGTGGCCCGGCGGATAAGCGCCGCTGCCGAGAAGGCGGGAGTGGCGCTCCACCTCCCCGTCGACCTGGTATGCGGGACCGGACTCGACCAGCCGGCCCAGGCCACCGTCCCGGCCGGCGAGGTTTCCGGAGACCTGATGGCGCTCGACATCGGGCCGAAGACGCGCAGTCTCTTCGAAGCGCAGCTCGGACAGGCCAAGGCCATCTTCTGGAACGGGCCGATGGGCGTCTTCGAGCGCCCCGCCTACGCAGAGGGAACGCTGGCCATGGCGAAGGCAGTGGCGGCGAGCGGCGCCTTCAGCGTCGTGGGCGGCGGCGACTCGGTGGCTGCGGTTCAGCAGAGCGGGCTCGCCCCCCGGATTACGCACATTTCTACCGGTGGAGGTGCTTCCCTCGAGTTCATCGAGGGGAAGGCGCTGCCCGGAATCACGGCCCTCGAGAGCTAG